One genomic segment of Hydrocarboniclastica marina includes these proteins:
- a CDS encoding DUF6502 family protein produces the protein MSQQNDQLLYRALLRILRPLVRMLLRNGVPFGEFAECAKRAYVQSAVEDFAIEGRKTTDSRVAIMSGLTRKEVKRLRLLNDPAEIVSEDAKQNCNRAARVIAGWVRDNEFHNDSGATAVLPLESKTNPSFADLVKLYSGDVPARAVLDELIRVGAVVQYRDGRVDLLKRAYLPEGDNAQQIHILGEDVSALLRTIDRNISRDNPKPLFQRTLSYDNVPEEAMDLWRDTAARQSQRFLEKLDHILTPFDRDIAGTSPTEGTGRVRTGVGIFFFEEPYDGPDERG, from the coding sequence ATGAGCCAGCAGAACGACCAACTACTCTATCGCGCCCTGCTGCGGATACTGCGGCCACTGGTGCGCATGCTGCTTCGAAACGGCGTCCCGTTCGGTGAATTCGCAGAATGCGCCAAGCGGGCCTATGTGCAGTCCGCGGTCGAGGATTTTGCGATTGAAGGGCGCAAGACGACCGACTCCCGAGTCGCGATCATGTCGGGCCTGACCCGAAAAGAGGTCAAGCGCCTGCGCCTGCTGAACGATCCTGCCGAGATTGTAAGCGAGGACGCCAAGCAGAACTGCAATCGGGCCGCCAGGGTCATCGCTGGATGGGTCCGGGACAATGAGTTTCACAATGATAGCGGCGCAACGGCAGTCCTTCCCCTTGAGAGCAAGACCAACCCGAGTTTTGCTGATCTGGTCAAACTCTACAGTGGCGATGTGCCAGCCCGAGCCGTGCTTGATGAGCTGATCCGGGTGGGGGCGGTTGTACAGTATCGCGACGGGCGGGTGGACCTGCTCAAGCGCGCCTACCTGCCCGAAGGTGACAACGCCCAGCAGATACACATTCTGGGTGAAGACGTGTCAGCGCTGCTTCGCACCATCGACCGCAACATCTCTCGCGATAACCCCAAACCGCTGTTCCAGCGCACGCTCAGCTACGACAATGTTCCCGAAGAGGCGATGGACCTCTGGCGGGATACTGCTGCACGACAGTCCCAGCGCTTTCTGGAAAAACTCGACCACATTCTGACCCCGTTCGACCGGGACATTGCGGGTACATCGCCGACGGAAGGCACCGGGCGGGTTCGTACCGGGGTCGGGATATTTTTCTTCGAAGAGCCGTATGACGGACCGGACGAGAGAGGGTAA
- a CDS encoding YaeQ family protein — protein sequence MALKATIFKATVQVADMDRHYYDELQLTLARHPSETDERMMVRLLAFILHASEQLQFTRGISTEDEPDLWQKSLSGEIELWVDLGLPDESRIRKACSRAREARLYTYGDRAMPPWWEKMQDKVRRFNNLEVIHLPADAVSAMAGLAQKSMALQCTIEDGQIWLGDEQTTVSILPRKLYPD from the coding sequence ATGGCCCTCAAGGCGACCATTTTCAAAGCGACCGTCCAGGTTGCCGACATGGACCGGCACTACTATGACGAGCTCCAGCTTACCCTGGCTCGACATCCGTCAGAAACGGATGAACGCATGATGGTGCGTTTGCTGGCATTTATACTTCACGCCAGCGAGCAGCTTCAGTTTACCCGGGGGATCAGCACGGAGGACGAACCCGACCTCTGGCAAAAGAGCCTCAGCGGTGAAATCGAGCTATGGGTGGACTTGGGACTGCCGGATGAGAGCCGCATCCGTAAAGCGTGCAGTCGAGCGCGCGAGGCACGGTTATACACCTATGGCGACCGGGCGATGCCGCCCTGGTGGGAAAAAATGCAGGACAAGGTCCGGCGCTTCAATAATCTTGAAGTGATCCATTTGCCGGCGGACGCCGTGAGCGCTATGGCCGGGCTGGCGCAAAAATCCATGGCGCTGCAGTGCACCATAGAAGATGGTCAGATCTGGCTGGGGGACGAGCAGACTACCGTTAGCATTTTGCCGAGGAAGCTATACCCGGACTAA
- a CDS encoding DUF5666 domain-containing protein, with amino-acid sequence MLKARNQYVAILFSLLALWALAACTEEGSSLVADGGIRGTGKSVGPVSGFGSVIVNGTRFNTDNTDFIINGEVSRSQASLAEGMVVVVDINAGDEDRADRIFYDDDVRGPLAGELNPELRQLEILDHLIRYDSATVFRGLSLAELAELLARGEVAYVSVSGWRLSTGEFLASYISSRAGFTPGVDRVRIWGEIDDFNLPGETLEIGPLTVDYGQNPEVIMDRGRSQLLATDEGAVIVVEGQLDQIGGVLTAQRIEQKDSQALLENIDGDRIRLEGSISQGLEGGPSGTFEINGIKVRVNPSTELEGIAAAGLDEGARILIEGVGDRQATVVAKQIWTREPETEVEAEIQQIEVTDNPREGWVEVGGVWVKVTLSTIVVGEWADGNTTNLQFSDLREGNAVAVSGIARDDERGGYIEAVKLERQETARQFVVVGRAGGKVRDELLKVLGMKLRLTGDTRYGDDLDEDSIAPGDLLAITYEIDANGLLSVVQVDRRGEPDDLEIRPQEDRPAPLNPGNGNGRGGPPDGRPGGDDRRGGPPDTWPGNGNGNGNGNGNGNGNGQPGRPGIGPGGGNGPGRSP; translated from the coding sequence ATGCTCAAGGCCAGAAACCAGTACGTGGCAATTCTGTTCAGCCTGCTTGCGCTATGGGCGCTGGCGGCCTGCACCGAAGAGGGCTCGAGCCTGGTGGCTGACGGTGGTATTCGCGGAACGGGCAAAAGCGTCGGGCCGGTGTCAGGCTTTGGCAGCGTCATCGTCAACGGCACCCGTTTTAACACTGACAATACCGACTTTATCATCAATGGCGAGGTTAGCCGCTCGCAGGCAAGTCTTGCTGAGGGCATGGTCGTTGTCGTGGATATCAATGCCGGGGACGAGGACCGGGCCGACCGGATTTTCTACGACGACGACGTGCGCGGCCCGCTGGCGGGAGAGCTCAATCCAGAACTACGGCAGCTGGAAATTCTGGATCACCTTATCCGCTATGACAGCGCCACCGTTTTTCGCGGGCTGTCCCTGGCTGAGCTGGCCGAGTTGTTGGCCCGTGGTGAGGTTGCCTACGTCAGTGTCAGCGGTTGGCGGCTCAGCACGGGCGAGTTTCTGGCGAGCTACATCAGCTCGCGCGCTGGGTTTACGCCCGGTGTCGACCGTGTGCGCATCTGGGGCGAAATAGATGATTTCAACCTGCCTGGCGAGACCCTGGAAATCGGACCGCTGACAGTGGACTACGGCCAGAACCCCGAAGTGATCATGGACCGCGGCCGATCGCAGCTGCTGGCTACCGACGAAGGAGCGGTCATTGTGGTAGAGGGCCAGCTCGATCAGATTGGCGGCGTCCTAACCGCACAGCGTATTGAACAGAAAGACAGTCAGGCTCTGCTGGAGAACATCGATGGCGACCGGATCCGTCTGGAAGGCAGTATCAGCCAGGGCCTTGAGGGCGGCCCGAGTGGCACCTTTGAGATTAATGGCATCAAGGTCCGGGTGAACCCGTCAACGGAGCTGGAGGGCATTGCCGCGGCCGGTCTGGATGAGGGCGCCCGTATACTGATAGAGGGCGTGGGCGATCGGCAGGCCACCGTGGTCGCGAAGCAGATCTGGACCCGCGAGCCCGAAACCGAAGTAGAGGCCGAAATCCAGCAGATCGAAGTGACAGACAATCCGCGGGAGGGCTGGGTTGAAGTTGGCGGCGTCTGGGTGAAGGTGACGCTCAGCACCATCGTGGTCGGTGAATGGGCGGACGGGAATACAACAAACCTGCAATTCAGCGACCTGCGGGAAGGCAACGCTGTCGCGGTCAGCGGTATCGCCAGAGACGACGAGCGTGGCGGTTATATCGAAGCCGTCAAACTGGAACGGCAGGAAACGGCCAGGCAGTTCGTGGTGGTCGGTCGCGCCGGCGGAAAGGTGCGGGACGAATTGCTGAAGGTACTCGGGATGAAACTGAGACTGACCGGCGATACCCGTTATGGTGATGACCTGGATGAGGACAGTATCGCCCCGGGTGACTTGCTGGCTATTACCTACGAAATAGACGCAAACGGACTACTCAGTGTTGTTCAGGTCGACCGCAGGGGGGAGCCGGACGACCTGGAGATCCGCCCCCAGGAAGACCGTCCCGCGCCACTCAACCCCGGTAACGGGAACGGCCGAGGCGGCCCACCTGATGGTCGGCCCGGCGGTGACGACCGAAGAGGCGGCCCCCCGGATACCTGGCCCGGCAATGGTAATGGCAATGGCAACGGCAACGGCAACGGCAACGGCAACGGCCAGCCCGGCCGGCCTGGTATTGGCCCCGGCGGCGGCAACGGACCGGGTCGGTCACCCTAG
- a CDS encoding lytic murein transglycosylase, producing MPRPSKSARVTRRSALPTAISSLLGLTFASGLALAQSASEIEFKQCVGNLQAKAVEQGISKQVVDDVLGQVRYQEKVIELDSKQPEFTQTFADYFGRRVTEDRVEKGREMLKEHRDILKRVERETGVPAHYLVAFWGLETNFGSYFGNMPIPASLTTLACDPRRSAYFTEELFAALKIIDAGDVQADNMQGSWAGAMGHVQFMPSVFLRHAVDADGDGRRDLWGSVPDAMASAGNFLKALGWVPGLRWGREVQLPDVFSYSLAGRDESYPVSEWKEFGVKDAFGRPLPNADVEASLLVPSGHRGPAFLVYQNFEIIMRWNRSEFYALAVGRLADRIAGAGPLQTPLPENELQLTRDKVRSMQSYLNMLGFEAGEADGVMGPATRKALSRFQRAEDMVADGYPTQEVLDAMDFDQIQRVQQDQQERAQRKQAKD from the coding sequence GTGCCCCGCCCGTCAAAGTCTGCTCGTGTCACCCGCCGTTCCGCCCTGCCGACAGCGATCTCCAGTTTGCTGGGACTCACGTTTGCATCGGGGCTGGCGCTGGCACAGTCGGCCAGCGAGATTGAGTTCAAACAGTGCGTTGGCAATCTGCAGGCGAAAGCTGTTGAACAAGGCATCTCGAAGCAGGTAGTCGATGATGTGCTCGGGCAGGTGCGCTACCAGGAGAAGGTGATAGAGCTCGACAGTAAGCAGCCGGAGTTTACCCAGACATTTGCCGACTATTTCGGCCGCCGGGTGACTGAGGACCGGGTTGAGAAAGGCCGGGAAATGCTGAAGGAGCACCGCGACATTCTCAAGCGCGTGGAACGGGAGACGGGTGTTCCGGCCCATTATCTCGTGGCGTTTTGGGGCCTGGAGACGAACTTCGGCAGTTACTTCGGCAACATGCCGATTCCGGCCTCCCTGACCACACTGGCCTGCGATCCGCGAAGAAGTGCTTACTTCACAGAAGAACTGTTCGCCGCCCTCAAAATCATAGATGCCGGCGATGTGCAGGCCGACAACATGCAGGGTTCCTGGGCCGGAGCCATGGGCCATGTCCAGTTCATGCCTTCCGTATTTCTGCGTCATGCGGTTGATGCTGATGGTGACGGCCGCCGTGACCTGTGGGGCAGCGTTCCCGACGCCATGGCATCGGCGGGTAACTTCCTCAAGGCGCTGGGCTGGGTTCCCGGTTTGCGCTGGGGTCGGGAGGTTCAGCTGCCAGACGTTTTCTCCTATTCACTGGCGGGGCGGGACGAGTCCTACCCCGTGAGCGAATGGAAGGAGTTCGGTGTGAAGGATGCCTTCGGCAGACCGCTGCCGAACGCAGATGTCGAAGCCTCCCTGCTCGTGCCCTCCGGCCACAGGGGTCCCGCTTTTCTGGTCTACCAGAACTTCGAGATCATCATGCGCTGGAACCGTTCCGAGTTTTACGCCCTTGCTGTCGGGCGGCTGGCTGACCGTATTGCCGGAGCGGGACCGCTGCAAACGCCGCTGCCAGAGAACGAACTGCAGCTGACCCGGGATAAGGTCAGGTCAATGCAGAGCTACCTCAACATGCTTGGTTTCGAAGCAGGCGAGGCAGATGGTGTCATGGGGCCCGCCACGCGTAAGGCACTGAGTCGGTTTCAGCGCGCTGAAGACATGGTTGCCGATGGCTATCCGACGCAGGAGGTCCTGGACGCCATGGACTTTGACCAGATTCAGAGAGTACAACAGGATCAACAAGAGCGGGCGCAGAGAAAGCAGGCAAAGGACTAG
- a CDS encoding pseudouridine synthase: MATPLLLEPTPGMRLDYYLAHATTLSRKEAKRIIHQGRVSVAGQVERKTSTPVEADSVVCLDEQQLVLSQGHRYLMLNKPVGVISATEDGQHRTVIDLIPPALRRDLHPVGRLDRDTTGLILLTTDGQWSHRVSSPRGQCAKVYRAQLDQPLTAQARSRLEQGVMLKGETVATRPADVESIDDRTIRLRLTEGRYHQVKRMLAAVGNHVIALHRERVGSIQLDDNLPPGAYRELSKEEISGV, encoded by the coding sequence ATGGCTACACCGCTGCTGCTGGAGCCTACCCCTGGAATGCGCCTCGACTACTATCTTGCCCATGCGACCACACTATCGCGCAAGGAAGCCAAGCGGATCATTCACCAGGGACGCGTGAGCGTAGCCGGCCAGGTGGAGCGCAAAACCTCTACCCCGGTTGAGGCCGACAGCGTGGTCTGCCTTGATGAGCAACAGCTGGTGTTGTCTCAGGGCCATCGCTATCTGATGCTGAACAAACCTGTGGGCGTTATCAGCGCGACCGAAGATGGACAGCACCGGACTGTAATAGACCTTATCCCGCCAGCGCTTCGTCGCGACCTTCATCCGGTTGGCCGGCTTGACCGCGACACGACAGGGCTCATCCTCCTGACAACTGATGGCCAATGGTCCCACAGGGTGAGCTCGCCCAGGGGTCAATGTGCCAAGGTCTACCGTGCGCAACTGGACCAGCCCCTCACCGCGCAAGCCCGGTCCCGGCTGGAACAGGGGGTGATGCTGAAGGGCGAAACAGTGGCCACAAGGCCGGCCGATGTAGAGTCTATTGACGACAGGACCATCCGGCTCAGGTTGACTGAAGGTCGCTACCACCAGGTCAAGCGCATGCTGGCGGCGGTGGGCAATCACGTGATAGCCCTGCACCGGGAAAGGGTCGGTTCGATTCAGCTGGATGATAATCTGCCACCCGGGGCCTACCGGGAACTGAGCAAGGAGGAAATCAGCGGAGTCTGA
- a CDS encoding type III PLP-dependent enzyme produces the protein MSDQTAIQVSDYFDSETFGRIKAFAENRETPFLVVDVATINRQYDEMTDAFPYASVYYAVKANPSTEVLTLLRDKGSNFDIASVYELDKVLAHGVSPDRISFGNTIKKSKDIRTFYEKGVRMYATDSEADLRNIAKAAPGSRVYVRILTEGTLTADWPLSRKFGCQSDMAMDLLILARDLGLVPYGVSFHVGSQQREIGAWDAALGKVKVIFERLKEEDGIELKMINMGGGFPANYISRTNDLATYAQEIKRFIQEDFGDTFPEIIIEPGRSLISNAGVLVSEVVLISRKSRTAMHRWVYTDVGKFSGLIETMDESIKFPIHTDKKGEVEDVVIAGPSCDSADIMYEHYKYGLPLNLAIGDRMYWLSTGAYTTTYSAIEFNGFPPLKDYYI, from the coding sequence ATGAGCGACCAGACTGCGATCCAGGTGAGCGATTACTTTGACAGTGAAACCTTCGGCCGGATCAAGGCTTTTGCCGAAAACCGCGAGACGCCATTTCTGGTCGTGGACGTTGCCACGATCAATCGGCAATACGATGAGATGACCGACGCGTTTCCCTATGCCAGCGTCTACTATGCGGTCAAGGCCAATCCGTCGACAGAAGTGCTGACACTCTTGCGGGACAAAGGCTCCAATTTCGATATCGCCTCTGTCTATGAACTCGACAAAGTGCTTGCCCATGGGGTCTCGCCGGACCGCATAAGCTTCGGCAATACCATCAAGAAGAGTAAGGACATCCGCACCTTCTACGAGAAAGGAGTGCGGATGTACGCCACTGATTCCGAAGCCGACCTTCGGAACATCGCCAAGGCCGCCCCTGGCTCGCGGGTGTATGTGAGAATCCTGACTGAAGGTACGCTCACGGCCGACTGGCCGCTGTCCCGTAAATTCGGCTGCCAGAGCGACATGGCCATGGATCTGCTGATCCTGGCGCGGGACCTGGGGCTGGTACCCTACGGCGTTTCTTTCCACGTGGGTTCCCAGCAGCGTGAAATCGGCGCCTGGGATGCCGCGCTGGGCAAAGTGAAGGTTATTTTCGAGCGCCTCAAGGAAGAAGACGGCATTGAGCTCAAAATGATCAACATGGGCGGTGGATTCCCGGCCAACTACATCTCCCGGACCAACGACCTGGCCACCTACGCGCAGGAGATCAAACGCTTCATTCAGGAAGACTTTGGCGACACCTTCCCCGAAATCATCATTGAGCCCGGCCGTTCGCTGATTTCCAACGCAGGCGTACTGGTCAGCGAAGTCGTGCTGATTTCACGGAAGTCGCGCACCGCCATGCACCGATGGGTCTACACCGATGTCGGCAAGTTCTCCGGACTCATCGAAACCATGGATGAATCGATCAAATTTCCGATTCATACAGACAAAAAAGGCGAGGTTGAAGATGTAGTCATTGCCGGGCCGAGCTGCGACAGTGCCGACATCATGTATGAGCATTACAAGTACGGCCTGCCACTGAATCTCGCCATCGGTGACCGCATGTACTGGCTTTCAACCGGGGCCTACACCACGACATACAGCGCTATCGAGTTCAACGGATTTCCGCCGCTGAAAGACTATTACATCTGA
- a CDS encoding alpha/beta fold hydrolase, whose amino-acid sequence MSFILLVVLAVLAARQWLMEREGKPVMAEPFEGTVYRVGAACVAERDMPSGAEPKATVICMHGFVEHMGYFTEFYDDPDIQLILLNSCGYHLPIDQPRFRQASWAVPPSADEGTIEYDAMVMNQALEHLPKSSNIRIHGHSRGGAVTLEAASLRPDLFENVEVVLEAPVLPQGRPYGHYGQAQLWCMAFLVPLWRRQPIAWHNRGMYGPLHNERKRQLIEGLPFNPRRVSTMVTNMRSLGEWMDTKPITMFDNIRKGYVLVPDKDKVLETQAMYDSASQGAQGNLEVVRIACSHFPLFDCPESIPALQKKGDSRAKAAKAAASTA is encoded by the coding sequence GTGAGTTTTATACTTTTAGTAGTGCTTGCGGTTCTCGCTGCCCGGCAGTGGCTGATGGAGCGGGAAGGCAAACCGGTTATGGCGGAACCCTTTGAGGGCACTGTCTATCGTGTTGGTGCCGCGTGTGTGGCCGAGCGGGATATGCCCAGCGGTGCCGAGCCGAAAGCCACAGTCATCTGTATGCACGGCTTCGTCGAACACATGGGTTATTTCACCGAGTTCTACGACGACCCTGATATTCAACTGATTCTGCTTAACAGCTGCGGATATCATCTCCCTATCGATCAGCCCCGTTTCCGTCAGGCTAGCTGGGCGGTGCCGCCTTCAGCGGACGAAGGAACCATCGAATATGATGCCATGGTGATGAATCAGGCCCTGGAGCATCTTCCCAAGAGCAGTAATATCCGCATCCACGGCCATTCCCGTGGCGGCGCGGTCACCCTGGAAGCGGCTTCGCTGCGTCCGGACCTGTTTGAAAACGTAGAGGTGGTGCTGGAAGCCCCCGTGCTTCCGCAAGGACGGCCTTACGGACATTACGGTCAGGCGCAGCTTTGGTGTATGGCCTTTCTGGTCCCGCTCTGGCGGCGCCAGCCCATCGCCTGGCATAACCGGGGCATGTACGGGCCGCTCCACAATGAGCGCAAGCGTCAATTGATCGAAGGCTTGCCGTTCAATCCCCGACGCGTCAGTACCATGGTGACCAATATGAGGTCCCTGGGCGAGTGGATGGACACCAAGCCCATCACGATGTTCGACAACATCCGTAAGGGCTACGTCCTTGTGCCGGACAAAGACAAGGTGCTCGAAACACAGGCTATGTACGACAGTGCGAGCCAGGGTGCGCAGGGAAATCTGGAGGTAGTACGGATAGCCTGCAGCCATTTCCCGTTGTTCGATTGCCCGGAGTCGATTCCGGCACTGCAGAAAAAAGGCGACTCACGTGCAAAGGCTGCCAAGGCCGCCGCGTCCACCGCTTAA